Proteins co-encoded in one Patescibacteria group bacterium genomic window:
- a CDS encoding SpoIID/LytB domain-containing protein, which produces MNIKYLFLIIFIIIIAFPNQVLAITGYSALRTGQNPASIPELYPNQIIDFWVKFKNTGEQIWEGRGTKTVSLRTISGQKSKFLYTNWYNSYTPNKLNPVLIIGSNEESIFRFTLSAPNNLGMHWEKFNLFAGTNLISGGEIEIGIKVVSREQEVTAITDPIIIEEEVIEIDPITKADPIIPTQTYYWQVIPSNINILNNHIWPTNANGPEIEIGLLFVEKQEKPDYLPFKISSLNNTSYDIYDQDNKLLVRNTSGELIEVDYDYSLNRYFLNSSDGQRILMTDSKIKLASPNEEEIIFKIDSWQRGQFWDGGINDNEFRDKIEIKYNPNTERLWLVNELPIEKYLRGLAEVTDNTQSEFLKTQAIAARTYAAFRLLTPKYTNTPDGNPFFTVRATQADQVYRGYNKEKRAPNMLNAINLTKGILAVYENDPILAYYFAQSNGQTIASHQARMTNSPVNYLQSKIDPPGQGKQLIGHGVGLPQNSGITAASQGANYSQILKYYYSGIDLNRAY; this is translated from the coding sequence ATGAATATTAAATATTTATTTTTAATAATATTTATAATAATAATTGCTTTTCCAAACCAAGTATTAGCCATTACTGGATATTCAGCCCTGCGAACAGGTCAAAATCCTGCGAGTATTCCTGAGCTATATCCCAACCAAATAATTGATTTTTGGGTTAAATTTAAAAATACTGGAGAGCAAATATGGGAAGGAAGAGGGACAAAAACAGTATCCCTAAGAACAATATCAGGACAAAAAAGTAAATTTTTATATACAAATTGGTATAATTCATATACTCCCAATAAATTAAACCCTGTCTTAATTATTGGCTCCAACGAAGAATCTATTTTTCGATTTACTCTATCCGCTCCAAATAACCTCGGCATGCATTGGGAAAAATTTAATCTTTTTGCAGGCACAAATTTAATTTCTGGCGGAGAAATTGAAATAGGAATTAAAGTTGTTTCACGCGAACAAGAAGTCACAGCAATAACAGACCCAATTATAATAGAAGAAGAAGTAATTGAGATAGATCCTATAACAAAAGCTGACCCGATTATACCAACCCAAACATACTATTGGCAAGTAATCCCAAGCAATATAAATATTTTGAATAATCATATTTGGCCAACCAATGCCAATGGACCTGAAATTGAAATTGGTCTACTTTTTGTAGAAAAACAAGAAAAACCTGATTATTTACCATTTAAAATATCATCTTTAAATAATACTAGTTATGATATTTATGACCAAGACAATAAGCTACTAGTTCGCAATACATCCGGAGAATTGATTGAAGTTGATTATGATTATTCTCTAAATCGTTATTTTTTAAATTCAAGTGATGGTCAAAGAATTTTGATGACTGATTCTAAAATAAAACTTGCCAGTCCAAATGAAGAAGAAATTATATTCAAAATAGATAGTTGGCAAAGAGGACAATTCTGGGATGGAGGCATAAACGACAATGAATTTAGAGATAAAATAGAAATAAAATATAATCCAAACACTGAACGATTATGGTTAGTAAATGAATTACCAATAGAGAAGTATCTTAGAGGATTAGCCGAGGTAACCGACAACACTCAGTCAGAATTTTTAAAAACCCAAGCCATTGCAGCTAGAACTTATGCTGCTTTTCGATTATTGACTCCGAAATACACAAATACTCCTGATGGGAATCCGTTTTTTACAGTCCGGGCCACTCAGGCTGATCAAGTCTACAGAGGATATAACAAAGAAAAAAGAGCCCCCAATATGTTAAATGCAATCAATCTAACCAAAGGAATATTGGCTGTTTATGAAAATGATCCAATTTTAGCTTATTATTTTGCTCAAAGCAATGGTCAAACAATCGCTTCTCATCAAGCCAGAATGACTAATTCTCCTGTAAATTACTTGCAATCAAAAATAGACCCTCCGGGACAAGGAAAACAATTAATTGGTCACGGCGTTGGACTGCCTCAAAACAGCGGCATCACAGCAGCTAGTCAAGGTGCAAATTATTCTCAGATATTAAAATATTATTATTCTGGAATTGATCTAAATAGAGCATATTAG
- a CDS encoding TraR/DksA C4-type zinc finger protein, translated as MEYNNIYRQEDFLENLIQSRERLVQFLEKYGYCIDCGEPIPIERLEHVPHTTHCVSCKEEQRLVRRI; from the coding sequence ATGGAGTATAATAATATATATAGGCAGGAAGATTTTCTTGAGAATTTAATTCAGTCAAGAGAAAGATTAGTGCAATTTTTGGAAAAATATGGCTATTGTATTGATTGTGGTGAACCAATTCCAATAGAAAGGCTTGAGCATGTTCCACACACAACTCATTGTGTTTCTTGCAAGGAAGAACAAAGACTAGTAAGGAGGATTTAA
- the thiI gene encoding tRNA 4-thiouridine(8) synthase ThiI, with amino-acid sequence MYIICHYDEIGIKGKNRRFFEEKLVTNIQTNIDNAFFVFIKRISGRIIVKLSSKGEKNIVEITTKLKDVFGLAYFAFAYSAKQDIESIQTIIFELIEKKKFKTFRVLTQRSKKDFPMLSPDINKNIAVFLLKKMNKKKINLTNPDLTCFIEIVEKYAFIYFEKIICYGGLPVGVSGRALSLISGGIDSPVASYLMAKRGVELIFIHFHAYPYTNKESVDKVIKVIQVLSKAKNKAKLYLVPFADVQQEIFLKCPGKLRVVLYRIFMLRIAEQVATKEKIIALVTGENLGQVASQTIANMAVINNAIDLLIFRPLVGKNKQAIINLAKQINTYEISILPDQDCCSRFLPKHPATKSNIKEVDQAIKKLKIKKLIKLALKNTTIKYI; translated from the coding sequence ATGTATATTATTTGTCATTATGATGAAATTGGAATAAAAGGGAAAAATCGGAGATTTTTTGAAGAAAAATTAGTAACCAATATTCAAACAAACATTGATAATGCTTTCTTTGTTTTTATTAAAAGGATCTCGGGGAGAATTATTGTTAAATTATCGTCTAAAGGAGAAAAAAATATAGTTGAAATAACAACTAAGTTAAAAGATGTTTTTGGACTTGCTTATTTTGCCTTTGCTTATAGCGCTAAACAAGATATTGAATCAATTCAAACAATTATTTTTGAATTAATTGAAAAAAAGAAATTTAAAACATTTAGAGTGTTAACACAGAGGTCAAAAAAAGATTTTCCAATGCTTTCTCCGGATATAAATAAAAATATAGCTGTTTTTCTTCTTAAAAAAATGAACAAAAAGAAAATCAATTTAACAAACCCTGACTTAACATGTTTTATTGAAATAGTTGAAAAATATGCTTTTATTTATTTTGAAAAAATAATTTGTTATGGGGGATTGCCAGTTGGTGTCAGTGGCAGGGCATTATCGTTGATTTCTGGTGGCATTGATTCGCCAGTGGCCTCTTATTTAATGGCTAAAAGAGGAGTAGAGTTGATTTTCATTCATTTTCATGCTTATCCATATACGAACAAGGAGTCAGTAGACAAGGTAATTAAAGTAATTCAAGTATTATCTAAAGCAAAGAACAAGGCAAAACTTTATTTAGTTCCTTTTGCAGATGTTCAACAAGAAATTTTTTTAAAATGCCCTGGCAAATTAAGAGTTGTTTTGTATAGAATATTTATGTTAAGAATAGCAGAGCAAGTGGCAACCAAAGAGAAAATTATAGCCCTGGTAACAGGAGAAAATTTAGGACAAGTTGCTTCGCAAACAATTGCTAACATGGCTGTAATAAACAATGCAATTGATTTGCTTATTTTTAGGCCTTTGGTTGGAAAAAATAAACAAGCTATAATTAACTTAGCAAAACAAATTAATACTTATGAAATATCAATTTTGCCTGACCAGGATTGTTGTTCTAGGTTTTTACCAAAACATCCAGCTACAAAATCTAATATTAAAGAAGTTGACCAAGCAATTAAAAAATTAAAAATCAAAAAATTGATAAAATTAGCTTTAAAAAATACAACTATTAAATATATCTAA
- a CDS encoding FAD-dependent oxidoreductase: MLDLVIIGASAAGASAGIYAARQNLNFKIITIETGGEVAISGQIKNLPGWGETNGADVSRKFQEHLGFYGIKPITGIKIKNIKILDDKSLEILAEKDEKKIKYHSKTIIIATGVRPRELNIPGEKEFRNKGLSYCTVCDGPLFNNKTVAIIGGGMSAMESVLMMDKIASKIYLINKNPQFKGEIRTIEKIKAAQKVKIIYNALTSKIIGTNFVKGLEYKDGNNQIKELKIEGIFVHIGMTTNSDFIPAELDTNKFNEIKINKTCETNIPGIFAAGDITDIPHKQIVIASGQGACAALSVIKYLNK; the protein is encoded by the coding sequence ATGTTGGATTTAGTTATTATTGGTGCTTCAGCAGCAGGTGCTTCAGCAGGAATTTATGCTGCTCGCCAAAATTTAAATTTTAAAATTATTACAATTGAAACCGGAGGAGAGGTGGCTATTTCTGGACAAATAAAAAATCTCCCTGGCTGGGGAGAAACAAATGGAGCTGATGTTTCTAGAAAATTCCAAGAACATCTTGGTTTTTATGGTATAAAACCAATCACAGGCATTAAAATAAAAAATATAAAAATTTTAGATGATAAATCATTAGAAATTCTAGCTGAAAAAGATGAAAAAAAAATTAAATATCACTCTAAAACCATAATCATTGCTACTGGTGTTCGCCCTAGAGAATTAAATATTCCAGGAGAAAAAGAATTCAGAAACAAAGGACTTAGTTATTGTACTGTTTGTGATGGACCTTTGTTTAACAACAAAACAGTAGCTATTATTGGCGGAGGCATGTCAGCCATGGAATCAGTGTTAATGATGGATAAAATTGCATCTAAAATTTATTTAATCAATAAAAATCCTCAATTCAAAGGAGAAATAAGAACAATTGAAAAAATAAAAGCAGCGCAAAAAGTAAAAATTATTTACAATGCCCTGACTAGCAAAATTATTGGAACCAATTTTGTAAAAGGACTAGAATATAAAGATGGAAATAATCAAATTAAAGAATTGAAGATTGAGGGGATTTTTGTACATATTGGTATGACAACCAACTCTGATTTTATCCCAGCAGAACTAGATACAAATAAATTTAATGAGATTAAAATAAATAAAACTTGTGAAACCAATATTCCTGGCATTTTTGCTGCTGGAGACATTACTGACATTCCTCACAAACAGATAGTTATTGCTTCTGGACAAGGAGCATGTGCCGCTTTATCAGTAATCAAATATTTAAACAAATAA